One Nitrososphaerota archaeon genomic region harbors:
- the purS gene encoding phosphoribosylformylglycinamidine synthase subunit PurS: protein MPLFEVQVIIENKPGMNDPEGETILNDLVLKGGSGAIKKIRSAKMLKFQITSPKKESAEKSVKKICDDLRIYNPMVSKVTFSAKPI, encoded by the coding sequence TTGCCTCTCTTTGAAGTTCAGGTAATAATAGAAAACAAACCTGGAATGAACGACCCAGAAGGGGAAACCATTCTAAATGATCTGGTCCTAAAGGGCGGCTCCGGCGCAATCAAAAAGATCCGCTCTGCCAAAATGCTCAAATTCCAAATTACTTCACCAAAAAAAGAATCTGCGGAAAAATCAGTCAAAAAAATATGCGATGATCTGCGAATCTACAACCCTATGGTAAGCAAGGTAACCTTTTCCGCAAAACCAATCTAG
- a CDS encoding CBS domain-containing protein: MAYIRDIMNKHVVTISKEKSALEAAKLLLEKDISFLVVTEGQNPVGILSEADYVKKVVALDRRASEVTVSEIMSPKFRWVEPTTTIEDAVQKMLNNKIRRLVVLEGEKLAGVITQTDLAAHLRSKLLIEETVKSIKTD; the protein is encoded by the coding sequence ATGGCCTACATACGCGATATTATGAACAAGCACGTAGTCACAATATCCAAGGAAAAGTCCGCACTAGAAGCAGCAAAACTATTGTTGGAAAAGGATATTTCGTTTTTGGTAGTCACTGAAGGTCAAAACCCAGTAGGAATTCTTTCAGAAGCTGACTATGTCAAAAAGGTGGTTGCTTTGGACAGGCGTGCGTCCGAGGTCACAGTATCAGAGATAATGTCGCCTAAATTTCGCTGGGTGGAGCCAACGACAACAATCGAAGATGCCGTACAAAAAATGCTAAACAACAAAATTCGAAGACTGGTTGTATTAGAAGGAGAAAAGCTGGCAGGTGTCATAACTCAGACTGACCTAGCAGCCCATCTTCGAAGCAAGCTGCTCATTGAGGAAACCGTAAAATCGATTAAAACAGACTAG
- the purQ gene encoding phosphoribosylformylglycinamidine synthase subunit PurQ, with product MRVGVIVFPGSNCDRDMFHVLQDIFKLDVKYYWHEDKLPKNLDAVVLPGGFSYGDRLRAGVIAAHSPVISDVKKMAEKGMPVLGVCNGFQILVESQLLPGVLLKNTSLNFMCQWTELIVKNNKTPFTSKFKLGQKIPIPIANGEGRYYIDKENLEKLKKNNQIVFQYGSNINDSVFDIAGICNKEGNVVGMMPHPERAVEPEINPKDCSQSNMIFQSLIATIGARK from the coding sequence GTGAGGGTCGGCGTAATCGTATTTCCGGGGAGCAACTGCGATCGCGACATGTTCCATGTGCTACAGGACATCTTCAAACTAGACGTCAAATATTACTGGCACGAGGACAAGCTCCCAAAGAATCTGGATGCGGTAGTTCTGCCGGGTGGGTTTTCTTACGGCGACAGATTGCGTGCAGGAGTTATTGCAGCACACAGTCCTGTCATATCTGATGTTAAAAAAATGGCGGAAAAAGGCATGCCTGTTTTAGGTGTATGCAATGGATTTCAAATTCTAGTTGAATCCCAACTGCTTCCGGGAGTTTTACTAAAGAACACGTCTCTGAACTTTATGTGCCAGTGGACTGAGCTCATAGTAAAAAACAACAAGACGCCGTTTACGTCAAAGTTCAAGCTAGGACAGAAAATTCCGATCCCGATTGCAAACGGCGAAGGGCGATATTACATAGACAAAGAAAATCTGGAAAAACTCAAGAAAAACAACCAGATTGTATTCCAGTACGGTTCTAACATCAACGATTCTGTCTTTGATATTGCAGGAATATGCAACAAGGAAGGAAATGTAGTGGGCATGATGCCTCACCCAGAACGTGCAGTCGAGCCTGAAATCAACCCAAAGGACTGCTCACAGTCTAACATGATATTCCAATCCCTGATTGCTACAATTGGTGCCAGAAAATGA